The Acetivibrio cellulolyticus CD2 genome segment TACTATATATTTATTGTCAATAGCTTTTTTAACTTCTGCTTTCGCAACAAGCTTGCTTCCTGCATATACCGGAGTTTTATATTTTATATTTGCAACACCAACCAGTGCAACATGCGCATCTATAACTGCTATCGCAAGTGACTCTGCCAAAGAATATATATAATGTCCCTGGATAACTTTAAACTTTTTAAAAGCCATCTTTTCGTTAGTTTCCAATATCGATATTCCACTTTTACCAAGGGAAATATCGACGAGTTCTCCAACAATATCCCCGCTTTGAATAGACTTTACCTTACTGTAATTTTCTTCTGCTACGTTCTTAATACGTTCCCGCAGTTCAGGAATAC includes the following:
- the fapR gene encoding transcription factor FapR, whose protein sequence is MSRSSGMKKERQSILLERLKQDPFLTDEELSEIFSVSIPTIRLDRLELGIPELRERIKNVAEENYSKVKSIQSGDIVGELVDISLGKSGISILETNEKMAFKKFKVIQGHYIYSLAESLAIAVIDAHVALVGVANIKYKTPVYAGSKLVAKAEVKKAIDNKYIVWVKITEKQVEVFRGKYILVSLEKI